In Desulfosporosinus youngiae DSM 17734, the genomic stretch AAGGACTTGGGGGGAGAGCGCCCATGTTGGATGAGTCATGGCGATTCAGTTCAGAGGTTGCCAGAGGGCTTTGCAGTAGCGGCCCATACAGGACATACCCCTGTTGCCGCAATGATGGATGAAAAACGGCATTTTTATGGTGTCCAGTTTCATCCGGAAGTAAAGCACACTCCAGATGGGCAGAAGATGTTAGAGAAGTTTCTTTATGATATTTGTCATTGTGTTGGAGACTGGACGATGGAGTCCTTTATTGAGTTACAGGTTGCTGAGATACGGTCTAAGGTTGGAAGTGGGCGTGTCCTCTGTGCCTTGAGCGGCGGAGTAGATTCTTCCGTAGCTGCAGCTTTAGTACACAAAGCCGTTGGGGATCAATTGACCTGTGTCTTTGTTGATCATGGCTTTATGCGTAAAAATGAAGCAGAACAAGTCAAAAAAGTATTTACAGAACAGTTTCAGCTCAATTTGGTATTTGTAGACGCTCGTGAGCGTTTCATGAAAAAGATTGAAGGGGTCTCTGACCCTGAAACCAAGCGCAAAGCCATCGGTAACGAGTTTATTCGTGTCTTTGAAACAGAGGCCTCAAAGTTAGGGCAAGTTGATTTCCTGGTTCAAGGAACACTTTATCCTGATATTGTGGAAAGCGGCACAGAAACTGCAGAAACCATTAAGAGTCATCATAATGTCGGGGGCTTGCCGGAGGACATGCAATTTGAACTTGTTGAGCCGTTGCGTATGCTGTTTAAAGACGAAGTCCGTGAATTGGGAACTGAACTGGGCATGAGTGAAGAGATTGTCTGGCGTCAACCATTCCCTGGACCCGGTCTGGCCATCCGCATTCTGGGCGAAATAACCCGTGAGAAGTTAGATATCCTGCGGGAAGCCGATGCCATTATTATAGATGAAATTCGTCGTTCAGGAATGTATCGTGAATTGTGGCAAAGTTTTGCTGTACTTCCCAGCATTAAGAGTGTTGGTGTCATGGGAGATGGTCGGACCTATGAGTATCCCATTATTTTAAGAGCGGTCACCAGCGAAGATGCTATGACGGCAGATTGGGCCAGACTCCCTTATGACCTTCTGCATAACATTTCCTCCAGGGTCGTCAACGAAGTCAAGGGCGTCAATCGTGTGGTTTATGATATTACCTCCAAGCCCCCCGGAACCATTGAGTGGGAATAAAGCGAAAAAGCCTAGAAGCTGTTCATGCGGCTTCTAGGCTTTTTGTATCGGGGG encodes the following:
- the guaA gene encoding glutamine-hydrolyzing GMP synthase — encoded protein: MTQEVVLVLDFGGQYNQLIARRVREAHVYSEMISYKTSVEEIKARNPKGIIFSGGPASVNQANAPKVDPEIYNLGIPILGICYGMQLMTVQLGGSVEHPEASEYGKAMLTVDKATDLWKDLGGERPCWMSHGDSVQRLPEGFAVAAHTGHTPVAAMMDEKRHFYGVQFHPEVKHTPDGQKMLEKFLYDICHCVGDWTMESFIELQVAEIRSKVGSGRVLCALSGGVDSSVAAALVHKAVGDQLTCVFVDHGFMRKNEAEQVKKVFTEQFQLNLVFVDARERFMKKIEGVSDPETKRKAIGNEFIRVFETEASKLGQVDFLVQGTLYPDIVESGTETAETIKSHHNVGGLPEDMQFELVEPLRMLFKDEVRELGTELGMSEEIVWRQPFPGPGLAIRILGEITREKLDILREADAIIIDEIRRSGMYRELWQSFAVLPSIKSVGVMGDGRTYEYPIILRAVTSEDAMTADWARLPYDLLHNISSRVVNEVKGVNRVVYDITSKPPGTIEWE